In Thermus tengchongensis, a single genomic region encodes these proteins:
- a CDS encoding amidohydrolase family protein, which yields MFWLKTELWTAEVVYTGFGTPMLQGAIAVQGKHVVGQGPLEELKRRFPEAEVVHKGKALFPPPVNAHTHLDLSLHPRYQGPFSGFIPHVVAHREKRGLEAARKGLEELLASGVGAFADIVFHDEVMAFLLEESPLPGVAYYEVFAPDPSVAEEVFGRVRAKVEAWRRKEGRVRVGLAPHAPYSVSAPLLRKLAQYAQAEGLPLMVHAGESPEEVAFLLRGEGPLAEVHRRFSRTPWEPPGLTPVRYLHALGVLGPGTALVHGVQVDEEEARLLAETGTKVVLCPRSNAGLEVGEAPLALYARHGVEVALGTDSRASSPDLDVKNEVLSLWGKADPRLLVRALTRGGYRALGLPTPRLTRGSPTSLVHSL from the coding sequence ATGTTCTGGCTAAAGACTGAGCTCTGGACCGCAGAGGTGGTCTACACCGGCTTCGGCACCCCCATGCTCCAAGGGGCCATCGCCGTCCAGGGAAAGCACGTGGTGGGCCAAGGCCCCTTGGAGGAGCTGAAGCGCCGCTTCCCCGAGGCGGAGGTGGTGCATAAGGGCAAAGCCCTCTTCCCTCCCCCGGTGAACGCCCACACCCACCTGGACCTCTCCCTCCACCCCCGCTACCAAGGCCCCTTCTCCGGCTTTATCCCCCACGTGGTGGCCCACCGGGAAAAGCGGGGGCTGGAGGCGGCGCGGAAGGGCCTGGAGGAGCTTCTGGCCTCCGGGGTGGGGGCCTTCGCCGACATCGTGTTCCATGACGAGGTGATGGCGTTTCTCCTGGAGGAAAGCCCCCTCCCTGGGGTGGCCTACTACGAGGTCTTCGCCCCGGACCCCAGCGTGGCAGAGGAGGTCTTCGGAAGGGTACGGGCCAAGGTGGAGGCCTGGAGGCGGAAGGAGGGCCGGGTGCGGGTGGGCCTCGCCCCCCACGCCCCCTACTCCGTGAGCGCCCCCCTCCTCCGCAAGCTGGCCCAGTACGCCCAGGCGGAGGGCCTTCCCCTCATGGTCCACGCGGGGGAAAGCCCCGAGGAGGTGGCCTTTCTCCTAAGGGGGGAGGGCCCTTTGGCCGAGGTCCACCGCCGCTTCAGCCGGACCCCCTGGGAACCCCCAGGCCTCACCCCCGTGCGCTACCTCCACGCCCTAGGGGTCTTAGGGCCCGGCACCGCCTTGGTGCACGGGGTGCAGGTGGATGAGGAGGAAGCGAGGCTCTTGGCGGAAACGGGCACCAAGGTGGTCCTCTGCCCCCGCTCCAACGCGGGGCTGGAGGTGGGCGAAGCCCCCCTCGCCCTCTACGCCCGCCACGGGGTGGAGGTGGCCCTGGGCACCGACTCCCGGGCCAGTAGCCCCGACCTGGACGTGAAAAACGAGGTCCTTTCCCTCTGGGGGAAGGCGGACCCAAGGCTCCTGGTGCGGGCCCTGACCCGGGGAGGGTACCGGGCCTTGGGCCTCCCCACCCCCCGCCTGACCCGGGGAAGCCCCACCAGTCTGGTACACTCCCTCTGA